The proteins below come from a single Pandoraea apista genomic window:
- a CDS encoding helix-turn-helix transcriptional regulator, with the protein MRATRCITPRSFADGLSALHAVTDFDALRSLLPSLCTSLRQRYFSYRGHFPLPGGKLATPQLGNLPDAWQKRYDAQHYATIDPVLSRARRQLTPVEWIPALYASPEARQLLRDQRAAGLRSGITYPVFAPSGASGTLSLSSPRNPPRDPRTPGAHTWIQHGGAVLAMHVHEAVWRIVQRDTVRQDAPMLTPRERECLRWVVRGKTSWEIGRILTISEHGVVFHLRSAMRKFDVSSRHRAAKLASDYGLLDDFASTGPHGVTSAQQGQRASCNAST; encoded by the coding sequence ATGCGTGCCACGCGTTGCATCACTCCCCGCTCGTTTGCCGACGGCCTGAGCGCCTTGCACGCCGTCACCGATTTCGATGCCTTGCGTAGCTTGTTGCCGTCGTTATGCACCTCACTCAGGCAGCGCTATTTCAGCTATCGCGGGCACTTCCCGTTGCCGGGCGGAAAGCTCGCGACACCGCAACTCGGCAACCTTCCCGACGCGTGGCAAAAACGTTACGACGCGCAGCATTACGCCACCATCGACCCGGTACTCTCGCGTGCCCGCAGGCAGCTCACCCCCGTCGAATGGATACCCGCGCTGTACGCGTCCCCCGAAGCCCGACAACTACTTCGCGATCAACGCGCGGCGGGATTGCGCTCCGGCATCACGTATCCGGTGTTCGCCCCGTCGGGCGCATCGGGGACATTGAGTCTCTCGTCACCCCGCAATCCGCCCCGGGATCCGCGCACGCCCGGTGCGCACACATGGATACAGCACGGCGGAGCGGTACTCGCCATGCATGTGCATGAGGCGGTTTGGCGTATCGTGCAACGCGACACCGTGCGCCAGGATGCCCCGATGCTGACACCACGCGAACGGGAGTGTTTGCGTTGGGTGGTACGCGGCAAGACCTCGTGGGAAATCGGGCGCATTCTCACGATCTCCGAGCATGGCGTTGTCTTCCATTTGCGCAGCGCGATGCGCAAGTTCGATGTTTCGAGCCGCCACCGGGCGGCCAAGCTCGCCAGCGATTACGGACTGCTCGACGACTTCGCTTCGACGGGCCCTCACGGGGTCACTTCCGCCCAGCAAGGTCAGCGAGCGTCTTGTAACGCGTCAACGTAA